One stretch of Macaca nemestrina isolate mMacNem1 chromosome 17, mMacNem.hap1, whole genome shotgun sequence DNA includes these proteins:
- the LOC105471026 gene encoding E3 ubiquitin-protein ligase HERC2-like — MFTERQAPKGQKRPPAGPALGPGHPAGAGCAERHAEDTNAPLLPLLQRFQSIICRKDTPHSEGDMHLLSGPLSPSESFLRYLTLPQDSELATDLRQTVVVVMGHLDRLATPFASAV; from the exons ATGTTCACGGAACGCCAGGCACCAAAGGGCCAGAAGCGTCCCCCTGCAGGACCAGCACTTGGCCCTGGTCATCCTGCTGGAGCTGGCTGTGCAGAGAGGCACGCTGAG GACACCAACGCCCCGCTTTTGCCCTTGCTGCAAAGGTTCCAGAGCATCATTTGCAGGAAGGATACACCCCACTCCGAGGGCGACATGCAC CTTTTGTCTGGCCCTCTGAGCCCCAGCGAGAGTTTCCTGAGGTACCTCACCCTTCCCCAAGACAGCGAGCTTGCCACTGATCTGCGACAGACCGTGGTTGTCGTCATGGGCCATTTAGACCGTCTGGCTACACCGTTTGCCTCCGCTGTGTAG